In Amia ocellicauda isolate fAmiCal2 chromosome 5, fAmiCal2.hap1, whole genome shotgun sequence, a genomic segment contains:
- the LOC136750466 gene encoding solute carrier organic anion transporter family member 1C1 isoform X5 yields the protein MWIYVFLGNVLRGIGETPVQPLGISYIDDYARAENAAFYIGCVQTISIIGPVFGYLLGSLCARIYVDIGFVDMESITITPGDARWVGAWWLGYLIAGVITLLSAIPFWFLPKSLPRPVTRQNSRCSSEQLRFIKESPMEQKYVAEEPVNFSEMAKDFLPALKNLLGNPIYFLYLCITIIQFNSLIGMVTYKPKYIEQHYGQSASKANFLMGVINIPAVALGIFSGGVIMKKFRLSIMAAAKFALGTSLLGYVLSLLFFAMGCENSRVAGLTVPYKGVQHVSYLERSLLADCNSGCLCSGKEWDPVCGENGITYISPCLAGCRTSSGSGKNTVFDSCRCIAVSGSLAGNLTATVGHCQQREGCDKVFPYFLALSVITSFVISLGGTPGYILLIRCITSDLKSLALGFHTLATRTLAGIPAPIYFGAIIDTTCLKWGSKKCGGQGACRLYDTRAYRIVYLGLTMGLRTVSFFLCAAVYMLLKKHLKEEKKGSLTNGGTEIESLRKEEVNSFHCDHLIRTSDCHSAKETRL from the exons ATGTGGATCTACGTTTTCCTGGGGAACGTTTTGCGAGGAATTGGAGAAACGCCCGTGCAACCATTGGGAATTTCCTATATCGATGATTATGCAAGAGCAGAAAACGCTGCTTTCTACATCG gATGTGTCCAGACAATATCCATTATCGGTCCAGTGTTTGGGTATTTACTGGGATCACTATGTGCCAGAATATATGTTGACATTGGATTTGTGGATATGG AGAGTATTACAATTACCCCAGGAGATGCCCGCTGGGTGGGTGCATGGTGGCTGGGGTATTTAATAGCTGGTGTCATCACCCTCCTATCTGCCATACCTTTCTGGTTCCTGCCTAAGTCGCTGCCAAGACCTGTTACCCGCCAGAATTCAAGGTGTTCGTCTGAACAGCTGAGGTTCATCAAGGAGTCTCCCATGGAGCAAAAATATGTAGCTGAGGAACCTGTCAACTTTTCAGAGATGGCAAAAG ATTTCCTCCCAGCCTTGAAAAACCTGCTTGGAAATCCTATCTACTTCTTGTACCTCTGCATAACTATTATCCAGTTTAACTCCCTGATTGGCATGGTCACATATAAGCCAAAGTACATTGAGCAACACTATGGACAGTCTGCCTCAAAAGCCAACTTTCTAATGG GCGTCATCAACATTCCAGCCGTGGCTCTGGGGATATTCTCTGGGGGCGTCATCATGAAGAAATTCAGGCTGAGCATAATGGCAGCTGCCAAGTTTGCGCTTGGGACTTCTCTGCTGGGCTACGTTTTGtcccttttattttttgcaatggGCTGTGAGAACTCCAGAGTGGCGGGTCTGACTGTGCCATACAAAGG AGTCCAGCACGTTTCTTACCTCGAGAGATCATTGTTAGCAGACTGCAACTCTGGTTGCCTGTGCTCTGGGAAGGAGTGGGATCCAGTCTGCGGGGAAAACGGAATAACTTATATCTCGCCTTGTCTCGCCGGCTGCAGAACGTCCAGTGGATCTGGCAAAAACACA GTGTTTGACAGCTGCAGGTGTATAGCAGTTTCTGGCTCTCTGGCTGGGAACCTCACAGCCACTGTGGGACACTGTCAACAGAGGGAAGGCTGTGACAAAGTGTTCCCTTATTTCCTGGCACTCTCCGTCATCACTTCCTTTGTCATCTCACTGGGTGGCACACCAGGATACATTTTACTAATAAG GTGCATTACATCTGATTTGAAATCCCTGGCTTTAGGATTCCACACATTGGCTACCAGAACACTGG CGGGAATCCCAGCCCCAATATATTTTGGTGCTATTATTGACACTACCTGTCTAAAATGGGGCAGCAAAAAGTGTGGTGGGCAGGGAGCATGCAGGCTGTATGACACTAGGGCCTACAG AATAGTTTACCTGGGCTTGACAATGGGTTTACGGACTGTGTCATTTTTCCTGTGTGCGGCAGTGTACATGCTGCTGAAAAAGCACTTGAAAGAGGAGAAGAAAGGCTCATTAACTAATGGGGGAACAGAGATTGAATCTCTGAGGAAAGAAGAGGTGAACTCTTTCCATTGTGATCATTTAATAAGGACATCAGACTGCCACTCGGCGAAGGAAACACGATTGTGA
- the LOC136750466 gene encoding solute carrier organic anion transporter family member 1C1 isoform X4: MSIGTFLIAMPHFFIGRYKFETTIRSSVNSTNNLSPCPANSHEAVTARDKPSIVPSADCETEAGLSMWIYVFLGNVLRGIGETPVQPLGISYIDDYARAENAAFYIGCVQTISIIGPVFGYLLGSLCARIYVDIGFVDMESITITPGDARWVGAWWLGYLIAGVITLLSAIPFWFLPKSLPRPVTRQNSRCSSEQLRFIKESPMEQKYVAEEPVNFSEMAKDFLPALKNLLGNPIYFLYLCITIIQFNSLIGMVTYKPKYIEQHYGQSASKANFLMGVINIPAVALGIFSGGVIMKKFRLSIMAAAKFALGTSLLGYVLSLLFFAMGCENSRVAGLTVPYKGVQHVSYLERSLLADCNSGCLCSGKEWDPVCGENGITYISPCLAGCRTSSGSGKNTVFDSCRCIAVSGSLAGNLTATVGHCQQREGCDKVFPYFLALSVITSFVISLGGTPGYILLIRCITSDLKSLALGFHTLATRTLAGIPAPIYFGAIIDTTCLKWGSKKCGGQGACRLYDTRAYRIVYLGLTMGLRTVSFFLCAAVYMLLKKHLKEEKKGSLTNGGTEIESLRKEEVNSFHCDHLIRTSDCHSAKETRL, translated from the exons ACTGTGAGACGGAGGCCGGACTCTCCATGTGGATCTACGTTTTCCTGGGGAACGTTTTGCGAGGAATTGGAGAAACGCCCGTGCAACCATTGGGAATTTCCTATATCGATGATTATGCAAGAGCAGAAAACGCTGCTTTCTACATCG gATGTGTCCAGACAATATCCATTATCGGTCCAGTGTTTGGGTATTTACTGGGATCACTATGTGCCAGAATATATGTTGACATTGGATTTGTGGATATGG AGAGTATTACAATTACCCCAGGAGATGCCCGCTGGGTGGGTGCATGGTGGCTGGGGTATTTAATAGCTGGTGTCATCACCCTCCTATCTGCCATACCTTTCTGGTTCCTGCCTAAGTCGCTGCCAAGACCTGTTACCCGCCAGAATTCAAGGTGTTCGTCTGAACAGCTGAGGTTCATCAAGGAGTCTCCCATGGAGCAAAAATATGTAGCTGAGGAACCTGTCAACTTTTCAGAGATGGCAAAAG ATTTCCTCCCAGCCTTGAAAAACCTGCTTGGAAATCCTATCTACTTCTTGTACCTCTGCATAACTATTATCCAGTTTAACTCCCTGATTGGCATGGTCACATATAAGCCAAAGTACATTGAGCAACACTATGGACAGTCTGCCTCAAAAGCCAACTTTCTAATGG GCGTCATCAACATTCCAGCCGTGGCTCTGGGGATATTCTCTGGGGGCGTCATCATGAAGAAATTCAGGCTGAGCATAATGGCAGCTGCCAAGTTTGCGCTTGGGACTTCTCTGCTGGGCTACGTTTTGtcccttttattttttgcaatggGCTGTGAGAACTCCAGAGTGGCGGGTCTGACTGTGCCATACAAAGG AGTCCAGCACGTTTCTTACCTCGAGAGATCATTGTTAGCAGACTGCAACTCTGGTTGCCTGTGCTCTGGGAAGGAGTGGGATCCAGTCTGCGGGGAAAACGGAATAACTTATATCTCGCCTTGTCTCGCCGGCTGCAGAACGTCCAGTGGATCTGGCAAAAACACA GTGTTTGACAGCTGCAGGTGTATAGCAGTTTCTGGCTCTCTGGCTGGGAACCTCACAGCCACTGTGGGACACTGTCAACAGAGGGAAGGCTGTGACAAAGTGTTCCCTTATTTCCTGGCACTCTCCGTCATCACTTCCTTTGTCATCTCACTGGGTGGCACACCAGGATACATTTTACTAATAAG GTGCATTACATCTGATTTGAAATCCCTGGCTTTAGGATTCCACACATTGGCTACCAGAACACTGG CGGGAATCCCAGCCCCAATATATTTTGGTGCTATTATTGACACTACCTGTCTAAAATGGGGCAGCAAAAAGTGTGGTGGGCAGGGAGCATGCAGGCTGTATGACACTAGGGCCTACAG AATAGTTTACCTGGGCTTGACAATGGGTTTACGGACTGTGTCATTTTTCCTGTGTGCGGCAGTGTACATGCTGCTGAAAAAGCACTTGAAAGAGGAGAAGAAAGGCTCATTAACTAATGGGGGAACAGAGATTGAATCTCTGAGGAAAGAAGAGGTGAACTCTTTCCATTGTGATCATTTAATAAGGACATCAGACTGCCACTCGGCGAAGGAAACACGATTGTGA